A single window of Paenibacillus sp. FSL H8-0537 DNA harbors:
- a CDS encoding response regulator: MMYIILLCAVFVTTIAFVVYLQYVKKDTGPSLSAPPVRRQSLSLQLSPVKKSFPGKQGIGRSQQALKALAGSADAAKIAEGKKLLIVDDQPLIRLMLAELFQKAGFTVYEAADGMSALEQFERHGADCILLDFMLPDMDGLDVLCAIRKSDASVKVLLITAYGEPEKMEAAAELGITEWIEKPFDTDQLLNRVLALV, translated from the coding sequence ATGATGTATATTATTTTATTATGCGCTGTATTTGTCACGACGATCGCTTTCGTTGTTTATTTGCAGTATGTGAAAAAGGACACGGGGCCGAGCCTTTCCGCGCCCCCCGTTCGGCGACAGTCTTTAAGCTTGCAACTGAGTCCAGTAAAGAAAAGCTTTCCTGGCAAGCAAGGCATCGGGCGCAGCCAGCAGGCGCTCAAAGCTTTGGCTGGCAGCGCGGATGCAGCAAAGATAGCGGAAGGTAAAAAGCTGCTTATAGTTGACGACCAGCCGCTCATTCGGCTGATGCTGGCAGAGCTGTTTCAGAAGGCGGGATTTACCGTGTATGAAGCTGCGGATGGGATGAGTGCGCTTGAGCAATTCGAGCGTCATGGTGCGGACTGCATTTTGCTTGATTTTATGCTGCCTGATATGGACGGATTGGACGTGCTGTGCGCGATTCGCAAAAGCGATGCGAGCGTTAAAGTATTGCTTATTACCGCCTACGGGGAGCCTGAAAAAATGGAGGCTGCGGCTGAGCTGGGCATTACCGAGTGGATAGAAAAACCGTTTGATACCGACCAATTGTTGAATCGGGTGCTCGCGCTAGTATAG
- a CDS encoding DUF3298 and DUF4163 domain-containing protein, which translates to MAFQSPVIVQSVRSTSPKAELWLPHISGGSNEAADSQINGIIHSAAQHLIAEQGTLEDPHAEMQGYFELKNNQKDVLSLSLFNYAYTGGAHGLTLQQSLTFKLTTGRSYALAELFKPGSNYIVKLSALVTAQIRSRDISTLSPFKAIRPDQDFYIADRTLVLYFALYELTPYAFGFPYFPISVYDIEDMINENGPLGPMVVNY; encoded by the coding sequence ATGGCGTTCCAATCTCCTGTAATCGTTCAGTCTGTCCGCAGTACGTCTCCAAAGGCCGAACTGTGGCTGCCTCATATTAGCGGGGGATCCAATGAGGCAGCGGATAGTCAAATCAATGGGATCATTCACTCAGCAGCGCAGCATCTCATAGCCGAGCAAGGTACGCTTGAAGACCCGCATGCGGAGATGCAAGGATATTTTGAGCTCAAAAACAACCAGAAGGATGTGCTCAGCCTGTCTTTGTTCAACTATGCTTATACAGGAGGAGCGCATGGACTGACGCTGCAGCAGTCGCTTACCTTCAAGCTGACAACGGGACGTTCTTATGCGCTTGCTGAGCTGTTTAAGCCTGGCAGCAATTATATCGTCAAGCTGTCTGCGCTGGTCACCGCTCAAATCAGGTCACGAGATATTAGCACGCTGTCGCCGTTCAAAGCCATAAGGCCAGATCAGGACTTTTATATTGCGGACCGGACGCTGGTGCTTTATTTTGCCCTCTATGAGCTGACGCCTTACGCTTTTGGTTTTCCGTATTTCCCTATCTCCGTCTATGACATTGAGGATATGATTAATGAAAATGGCCCGCTCGGACCAATGGTCGTCAATTATTGA
- a CDS encoding GNAT family N-acetyltransferase → MSEVKLRLIQQHELLQALELEQRCYSPEAAATGAGFQYRFQEYPSYFWSAWSEDGELLGIANGIRTEQESCGDEMKGSHQGEYAGDNFCILTIAVAPAFRRRGIAAKLLDKLIQACENERLKAIILMCEQPLISFYEQAKFTYVGKASSTHGGIEWHEMRRNLHTMEHSSE, encoded by the coding sequence ATGAGCGAAGTAAAGCTGAGATTGATTCAGCAGCATGAGCTTTTACAGGCGCTGGAGCTTGAGCAGCGCTGTTACTCACCTGAGGCCGCGGCGACTGGAGCGGGATTTCAGTACCGTTTTCAAGAGTATCCTTCGTATTTCTGGTCCGCCTGGTCAGAGGATGGAGAACTGCTTGGCATAGCCAATGGGATTCGAACGGAGCAGGAAAGCTGCGGTGATGAGATGAAGGGAAGTCACCAAGGCGAATACGCGGGAGACAACTTTTGCATACTGACTATTGCTGTAGCTCCGGCGTTCAGGCGCAGGGGAATTGCTGCAAAACTGCTGGACAAGCTGATCCAAGCATGCGAAAATGAAAGGCTGAAAGCGATTATACTAATGTGCGAGCAGCCTCTTATTTCTTTTTATGAGCAGGCGAAATTTACATACGTAGGCAAGGCTTCTTCCACACATGGAGGAATTGAGTGGCATGAGATGAGGCGTAATCTGCATACAATGGAACATTCTAGCGAATAG
- a CDS encoding ATP-binding cassette domain-containing protein — translation MIRISNLTKVIPGGPKVLDDIHLDVEDGEFIAIKGASGSGKSMLLKCLALQEKWTRGTYKLDGTDVLKQGLTGRFKVRREVAYLEEKPALYPSKTGLKNVVIGSVTQTPAWRRWTGMVRGDDYMGAMDTIEKLGLLDKAHLKAEKMSGGERQRIAVARALVHGAKIILADEPVSGLDPHTADQVLGDLKRLCTEQRVTVIAVLHQGDYAERFADRIIGLNNGKLVIDIRGRRLTEREKMLL, via the coding sequence ATGATAAGAATTTCGAATTTGACGAAGGTAATTCCAGGAGGGCCGAAAGTGCTCGACGATATACATTTGGATGTGGAAGATGGCGAATTTATCGCCATTAAGGGCGCGAGCGGAAGCGGCAAGTCGATGCTGCTTAAATGCTTGGCGCTGCAGGAAAAATGGACGCGGGGAACTTACAAGCTGGATGGAACGGACGTACTAAAGCAAGGTCTAACCGGTAGATTTAAAGTTCGCCGTGAGGTGGCTTATTTGGAGGAGAAGCCTGCTTTGTATCCGAGCAAGACGGGACTGAAAAATGTGGTTATCGGATCGGTGACCCAGACGCCGGCTTGGCGGCGATGGACCGGCATGGTACGCGGCGACGATTATATGGGCGCCATGGATACGATAGAGAAGCTTGGCCTTCTCGATAAAGCACATCTGAAGGCGGAGAAGATGAGCGGGGGAGAACGCCAGCGCATCGCCGTTGCCCGTGCGCTCGTGCACGGCGCGAAAATCATTTTGGCGGACGAACCGGTATCCGGACTTGACCCGCACACGGCTGATCAGGTGCTCGGGGATTTAAAACGGCTTTGCACAGAGCAGCGCGTTACGGTTATTGCCGTGCTGCATCAAGGGGATTATGCGGAACGTTTCGCGGACCGCATTATTGGGCTCAATAATGGCAAGCTTGTCATTGACATTAGAGGCAGGCGCTTGACCGAACGGGAGAAAATGCTGCTATGA
- a CDS encoding HAD family hydrolase, translating to MKQHIMFDLDDTLIHCNKYFYLVISQFVDAMTTWFAGYEDVTANAVRDKQTEIDIAGIAVLGFKSEHFPQSFVDSYAYFSDVTGRKRSTVEQDFLWKLGLSVYEHDTEPYPNMEETLYSLANQGHELHLYTGGEQLIQTRKIDQLNLSKYFNNRIYIRQHKTNEALEHILAETALDRARTWMIGNSIRTDVVPALTAGIHAIHMRKDTEWQYNVVNIEVEPKGAFFTLNDLVEVPEAIYGYINR from the coding sequence ATGAAGCAACACATTATGTTTGACCTCGACGATACATTAATTCATTGTAATAAATATTTCTATTTGGTCATTAGTCAATTTGTAGATGCGATGACGACCTGGTTTGCCGGATATGAAGACGTTACTGCAAACGCTGTAAGGGATAAACAAACAGAAATTGATATCGCCGGAATTGCTGTGCTTGGTTTCAAGAGCGAGCATTTCCCCCAATCCTTCGTTGACAGCTACGCCTATTTCTCCGACGTTACAGGTCGGAAGCGCTCTACTGTTGAGCAGGACTTTCTATGGAAGCTTGGGCTTAGCGTATATGAGCATGATACTGAGCCCTATCCAAATATGGAGGAGACGCTGTACTCCTTAGCAAATCAGGGGCATGAGCTGCATCTCTATACAGGTGGCGAGCAGTTGATTCAAACCCGCAAAATCGATCAGCTCAATCTGAGCAAATATTTTAATAACCGCATCTATATCCGCCAACATAAAACCAATGAGGCATTAGAGCATATTTTAGCAGAAACCGCGCTGGATCGCGCTCGCACTTGGATGATTGGCAACTCCATTCGTACGGATGTTGTGCCTGCCTTGACTGCCGGCATCCACGCCATTCATATGCGCAAGGATACCGAATGGCAATATAATGTCGTCAATATTGAAGTTGAGCCTAAAGGGGCCTTTTTCACTTTGAATGATTTAGTTGAAGTGCCGGAAGCCATCTATGGATATATTAATCGCTAG
- a CDS encoding DNA topoisomerase 3, with amino-acid sequence MKTLIIAEKPDMGRTIAAVLEPKAANRRTYLEGDRYIITWAIGHLVSLAEPDQYDARYKRWNDQDLPIIPQVFKLWPNPRTKDQLKTIGELAKRCGRLVNACDAGREGQLIFHLIRQYLKLAQPTDRLWISDLTAETIRRGFDSLRSDDEYEPLTKAARARSEADWLIGMNASRAFTIRHKALLSVGRVQTPVLALLYDRHKEITAFQSETYFVVKAAFDQSGFGYSGIWQGERLTDKAKAEALAAKTANKPAKVEDYQVAESKEYPFRLYDLTLLQREANGKHGYSAKKTLDIAQALYEKHKVITYPRTNSNYVTEENIPVMGNVLTMLQGTSGYGELAKGADRSRVHKGNKAVCNPSKVEDHHAIMPTPKRASGLSQEEQNVYDMIVRRFLSHYYPPAVYKNHTVLTVVEGETFRTKAKEQLEPGWKVVLPQQDSTAAKPAKRGKAKDDKEADDEEMLTDKPFKLDPHGAVHCSSVEAMEKMTQPPKSFTEGTLLKAMEGAGKSMEDDELREAMKDTGLGTPATRAATIERLKHVGYIQLAGKKLDITSKGLAAIELIRNAGVELLASPEMTGRWEQRLHQISKGEASDDRFIAQVKQFAAVIVDKVRQQRPAAPGTFEDTSAKGKKAAGSTKGGGRTSSSRSSEAKAGTKSPAGVSKSRSSTRSVGSEAAKPSKQAAASAASRGPLAACPRQGCNGSIIEGKRGYGCSSFREGCSFVIWKEQQGKKITLPMLQSLLEKGATSQLTFKQSDGNSLKGRLVLTDRDKGTLTIRPAD; translated from the coding sequence TTGAAGACATTAATTATTGCGGAGAAACCGGATATGGGCAGGACGATTGCTGCCGTGCTTGAGCCAAAGGCAGCGAATCGCCGAACGTATCTGGAAGGCGACCGTTATATTATTACATGGGCGATTGGGCATCTGGTATCACTCGCTGAGCCTGACCAATACGACGCGCGCTACAAACGGTGGAATGATCAAGACTTGCCGATCATTCCGCAGGTGTTCAAGCTATGGCCGAATCCGCGAACGAAGGATCAGCTTAAGACGATTGGCGAGCTTGCCAAGCGATGCGGCAGACTTGTTAACGCATGCGATGCCGGGCGCGAAGGCCAGCTTATTTTTCACCTAATCAGACAATATTTGAAGCTGGCGCAGCCCACGGACCGGTTATGGATATCGGATTTGACAGCGGAGACAATTCGCCGCGGTTTTGACTCGCTGCGCAGTGATGACGAATATGAGCCGCTTACAAAAGCAGCACGTGCCCGCAGCGAAGCCGATTGGCTGATCGGCATGAATGCTTCTCGCGCTTTTACGATTCGCCATAAAGCCTTGCTTTCTGTGGGCCGTGTACAAACGCCGGTTTTGGCACTGCTGTATGATCGCCATAAGGAAATTACGGCGTTTCAGTCGGAAACTTATTTTGTCGTTAAGGCGGCGTTTGACCAGTCCGGATTTGGCTATTCTGGCATTTGGCAGGGGGAGCGTCTGACCGATAAAGCGAAGGCGGAGGCGTTGGCTGCAAAGACAGCAAATAAGCCTGCGAAAGTGGAAGATTACCAGGTGGCGGAAAGCAAAGAGTATCCGTTCAGGCTTTATGACCTGACGCTGCTGCAGCGGGAAGCCAATGGCAAGCATGGCTATTCGGCCAAGAAGACGCTCGATATTGCCCAAGCGCTCTACGAGAAGCATAAGGTCATTACGTACCCGCGGACCAACTCCAACTATGTAACCGAGGAGAACATTCCGGTCATGGGCAATGTATTAACGATGCTACAGGGCACTAGCGGCTATGGCGAGCTTGCGAAGGGAGCGGACCGTTCTCGTGTTCACAAAGGGAACAAAGCGGTGTGTAATCCATCCAAAGTCGAAGATCACCATGCCATTATGCCTACACCGAAGCGTGCTTCTGGCCTCAGCCAGGAGGAGCAAAACGTCTACGACATGATTGTCAGACGTTTTCTATCGCATTATTATCCGCCGGCGGTATACAAAAACCACACGGTGCTGACGGTCGTCGAAGGCGAAACCTTCCGCACAAAGGCGAAGGAACAGCTGGAGCCTGGCTGGAAAGTAGTGCTGCCCCAGCAGGATTCCACTGCGGCTAAGCCAGCTAAGCGAGGCAAAGCCAAGGATGATAAGGAAGCCGATGATGAGGAAATGCTGACCGATAAGCCATTTAAGCTGGACCCGCATGGAGCGGTTCATTGCAGCAGCGTTGAGGCGATGGAAAAAATGACTCAGCCGCCCAAGTCCTTTACAGAGGGCACGCTGCTCAAAGCTATGGAAGGCGCAGGAAAGTCCATGGAGGATGATGAGCTGAGGGAAGCGATGAAGGACACCGGTCTTGGCACGCCTGCAACACGGGCAGCGACAATCGAGCGGCTGAAGCATGTTGGCTATATCCAACTGGCAGGTAAGAAGCTGGATATTACGTCCAAAGGGCTCGCTGCGATTGAGCTTATCCGGAATGCAGGCGTTGAGCTGCTCGCTTCGCCAGAAATGACGGGACGCTGGGAGCAGCGGCTGCACCAAATTTCCAAAGGCGAAGCTTCGGATGATCGTTTTATTGCACAGGTGAAGCAATTCGCAGCAGTCATCGTCGATAAGGTTCGTCAGCAGCGTCCTGCCGCGCCTGGGACGTTCGAGGATACCTCTGCGAAAGGGAAGAAGGCAGCAGGCTCGACGAAAGGCGGAGGCCGTACAAGCAGCTCACGCTCGTCAGAAGCGAAAGCAGGCACGAAGTCGCCTGCCGGGGTTAGCAAGAGCAGGAGCTCCACACGGTCAGTCGGTAGCGAAGCGGCGAAGCCGTCCAAGCAAGCAGCGGCTTCTGCTGCTTCAAGAGGGCCGCTAGCTGCCTGCCCGAGGCAGGGCTGCAATGGCAGTATTATTGAAGGCAAGCGTGGTTATGGCTGCAGCAGCTTTCGCGAGGGCTGTTCTTTTGTTATTTGGAAGGAGCAGCAGGGGAAGAAGATTACGCTGCCGATGCTGCAATCCCTGCTGGAGAAAGGGGCAACCAGCCAACTCACCTTTAAGCAGTCTGATGGAAACAGCTTGAAGGGCAGGCTTGTATTGACCGACCGTGACAAAGGGACGCTCACGATTCGGCCTGCTGACTAG
- a CDS encoding glutamate synthase subunit beta has translation MSTPTGFMEYQRELPADRDPIERIKDWEEFHKHLSDEQLRTQGSRCMDCGTPYCHSGMELAGSTSGCPINNLIPEWNNLIYRGLWREALDRLHKTNNFPEFTGRICPAPCEGSCTVGLIGDAVTIKTIEQAIIDRGFDEGWVVPQPPKVRTGKRVAVVGSGPAGLACAAQLNKAGHLVTVYERADRIGGLLTYGIPTVKLDKKVVQRRVDLMAEEGINFVVNTEIGKDVSADELQGQFDAIVLCGGATKARPVDIEGHELEGVHMAMDYLNGTIKSYLDSNLEDGNYISAKDKNVIVIGGGDTGTDCVATALRHGCKSVTQFGTHAKAPLVRDSINNPWPQFPNVYTLDYAHEEAKALFGEDPRAFSVLTKKFVGENGKLTELHTVQIERTVDPETGRRIYTEIEGSEQVWPADLVFIAVGFEGPENTLIDAFGLEQDRRTNVKAPYGKYTTNAEKIFAAGDMRRGQSLVVWAINEGREAAREVDKFLMGASLLP, from the coding sequence ATGTCTACACCTACTGGTTTTATGGAATATCAACGAGAACTCCCAGCCGATCGCGATCCGATTGAGCGGATTAAAGATTGGGAAGAATTTCATAAGCATTTGTCCGATGAACAGCTTCGTACCCAAGGTTCGCGCTGTATGGACTGTGGAACGCCTTACTGTCATTCGGGAATGGAGTTAGCTGGCTCAACGTCGGGTTGTCCGATTAACAACCTCATTCCCGAGTGGAACAATTTGATTTATCGCGGTTTATGGCGTGAAGCGCTTGATCGTTTGCACAAAACGAACAATTTTCCTGAATTTACGGGACGGATTTGCCCGGCTCCATGTGAAGGCTCCTGTACGGTTGGCCTGATTGGTGATGCGGTTACGATTAAGACGATTGAGCAAGCGATTATTGACCGCGGCTTTGACGAAGGCTGGGTTGTTCCACAGCCTCCGAAAGTGCGTACAGGCAAACGTGTAGCGGTTGTCGGTTCAGGCCCAGCGGGTCTTGCGTGCGCAGCGCAGCTTAACAAAGCGGGACATCTTGTAACGGTGTACGAGCGTGCGGATCGCATTGGCGGACTTCTCACTTACGGTATTCCTACAGTCAAGCTTGACAAGAAGGTTGTTCAGCGTCGTGTAGACTTGATGGCGGAGGAAGGCATAAACTTCGTTGTAAACACAGAGATCGGTAAAGATGTATCGGCTGATGAGCTGCAAGGTCAGTTCGATGCAATCGTATTGTGCGGCGGCGCTACGAAAGCGCGCCCGGTAGATATTGAAGGCCATGAGCTTGAAGGCGTTCATATGGCGATGGATTATTTGAACGGTACAATTAAAAGCTACCTGGATTCCAATCTGGAAGATGGCAACTACATTTCAGCGAAAGACAAAAATGTCATTGTTATCGGCGGCGGCGATACTGGAACAGACTGCGTGGCAACCGCGCTTCGTCATGGCTGTAAATCAGTTACGCAATTCGGTACGCATGCTAAGGCTCCACTGGTACGCGATAGTATCAACAATCCTTGGCCGCAGTTCCCGAACGTCTATACGCTTGATTATGCACACGAAGAGGCAAAAGCGCTGTTCGGCGAAGACCCGCGTGCTTTCTCCGTACTGACGAAGAAATTTGTTGGCGAGAATGGCAAGCTTACTGAGCTTCATACGGTACAGATTGAGCGTACGGTTGATCCGGAAACGGGACGCAGAATTTATACAGAAATCGAAGGCTCCGAGCAAGTATGGCCAGCTGATCTTGTATTTATCGCAGTCGGCTTTGAAGGCCCTGAAAATACACTGATTGATGCTTTTGGCCTAGAGCAGGACCGTCGTACGAATGTGAAGGCGCCTTATGGCAAATATACGACGAATGCAGAGAAAATATTCGCAGCTGGCGATATGCGTCGTGGTCAAAGCTTGGTTGTATGGGCGATTAACGAAGGTCGCGAAGCGGCTCGTGAAGTGGATAAGTTCCTGATGGGAGCTTCCTTGCTTCCCTAA